A stretch of the Aegilops tauschii subsp. strangulata cultivar AL8/78 chromosome 4, Aet v6.0, whole genome shotgun sequence genome encodes the following:
- the LOC109765755 gene encoding uncharacterized protein isoform X1: MLCLQWSGAATKRVTIVRCSSRQSLLGALSLLVFCFSGFDFLVFILSKHHNLSDLREKRNRRARWKNLVKNKMARMHSYMLHPHGIPQSLALPNSGLPRFGRDGILEQASCQDVDADASLAATEDGSDPFTHLKSKTGCSSHRLFIYAMK; encoded by the exons ATGTTGTGCCTGCAG TGGTCGGGTGCTGCCACAAAACGTGTGACTATAGTAAGATGCAGTTCTCGACAATCGCTATTAGGTGCTCTCTCCCTGTTGGTTTTTTGTTTTTCTGGTTTTGATTTCCTGGTATTCATTTTATCTAAACACCACAATCTATCAGATCTGAGAGAGAAGAGGAACAGAAGGGCACGGTGGAAGAATTTGGTGAAGAACAAG ATGGCTCGGATGCATTCTTATATGCTACATCCTCATGGTATTCCTCAATCTTTAGCCTTGCCCAACTCTGGTCTTCCTCGGTTTG GTAGAGATGGCATATTGGAGCAAGCATCATGTCAG GATGTCGATGCCGATGCTTCTCTGGCTGCTACTGAGGATGGCAGTGATCCTTTCACCCACCTAAAATCAAAGACGGGTTGTTCTTCCCATCGCTTGTTTATTTATGCTATGAAGTAA
- the LOC109765755 gene encoding uncharacterized protein isoform X2, producing the protein MLCLQWSGAATKRVTIVRCSSRQSLLDLREKRNRRARWKNLVKNKMARMHSYMLHPHGIPQSLALPNSGLPRFGRDGILEQASCQDVDADASLAATEDGSDPFTHLKSKTGCSSHRLFIYAMK; encoded by the exons ATGTTGTGCCTGCAG TGGTCGGGTGCTGCCACAAAACGTGTGACTATAGTAAGATGCAGTTCTCGACAATCGCTATTAG ATCTGAGAGAGAAGAGGAACAGAAGGGCACGGTGGAAGAATTTGGTGAAGAACAAG ATGGCTCGGATGCATTCTTATATGCTACATCCTCATGGTATTCCTCAATCTTTAGCCTTGCCCAACTCTGGTCTTCCTCGGTTTG GTAGAGATGGCATATTGGAGCAAGCATCATGTCAG GATGTCGATGCCGATGCTTCTCTGGCTGCTACTGAGGATGGCAGTGATCCTTTCACCCACCTAAAATCAAAGACGGGTTGTTCTTCCCATCGCTTGTTTATTTATGCTATGAAGTAA